Genomic window (Candidatus Zixiibacteriota bacterium):
TGACATTGTCTCAAGCCGCCGGCGAACTGGAAAAGCCTGAGGACAGAACACCAATCTCGGTATCTCATGTCTTTCGGAAGGCAACGGCCCGGTTCTACGCGCGCGAGAGATATTTCATTTTGGCCTACGACCTGATGAATCATAAACCTCACCCCTACCGGTTCGATCTCGATATGACTCTGAAAGAAGCAACACCCGGAGACAAATCAGCTCTTTCGGCCATGTGGAATAAGGATTTGATGGAGCGTAAGCTCGCTCTTTTTGAGAAGCGGCTTGCCTTGGGATATATCTGTCTGACCGCCTGGCACGAGAGCCGGATTGTCGGCATCGACTGGCTTTCGGCCACCGGTGATAGGGAACCTTATACCGGTCTGGAAATAAGGATGAATCCCGGCTCCTGCTATGGCTTTGATCTTAATGAACATCCGCGATATGAAGGCAAAGGGGTGGGATTGGCCACGCTGGCATTTTCGCTGGCGGTAGCTAAAGAGCGCGGTTTCAAAACCCAATTTACGATTGTCCATTCGGGCAACAAGAAAATGCTCGGTGCGGCGGTGCAGATATTCGGTTTCAAGCAGGTCGGCACAATCGAAACGACGCGCATTTTCGGCCGGGTGCGTTCCTCATGGGAAATCGAGGGACGGCGGGGCAACTCTCCCCTATTGCAATTGTAAATTCATAGATGAAATGTTATCTTATGGTGGAATGAACCGCCATAATAATATTAGTCATGATTCCCGCTGATAAGATAATCCACGCCCTAAAGAAAGCTTATCCCGATGCCGCCTGCTCGCTGAATTTTAAGACACCGCATCAACTATTAGTGGCGACGATTCTTTCGGCGCAGTGCACCGATGAACGGGTGAATGCGGTCACGCCGGCCCTGTTCGAGAAATACAAATCCCCGACCGCCTTTGCGCAGGCGGATATAAAAGAACTGGAGAACGATATTCGCTCCACCGGTTTTTTCCGCAATAAGGCAAAGGCGATCAGGGAATCATCGAGAATTATTGTCGGGCAGTTTAACAGCCGGATGCCGCGACGGATGGAGGACCTGGTCAAATTGCCGGGGGTGGGAAGAAAGACCGCCTCGGTCATTCTGGGAACTGCTTTCGGCAAAGCTGAGGGGATTGTGGTGGACACACATGTGGCGCGTCTTTCGAAGAGACTGGGATTCACATCCGAAAATGATCCAGTCAAAATCGAAAATGATTTGATACAAATGATTCCAAAAAAAGAGTGGATTATTTTCTCGCATTTGATGATATTTCATGGACGTTCTATCTGCAAGGCGCGGCGGCCCGAATGCCGCCGATGCGTGATAGCAAATTACTGCCCCTCGGCGAAACTCTTTTTATAGCTTGGCAAAACCTTTTTCCCGCCGATACAGTATAAGGAAATATGGTTATTATAATTTTATCAGTTATCCTGTTGATCATTGCGGTGGCGCTAGTTGGTGCGGTCCGGTTTAAGTTCAGGTTCGACAAGAAACAGAAAACAATCTCTATCTCATACTTGCTGTTTGGATTTCTGATTGATTTCGACACCATGACCGGACAGTTCTCCGTTGCCGCCATTAGGGTCAAGCGGATAGAATTAAAAAGTCTTTTGCAGAAGACCGCCAAAGAGACGCCGGGCACTGCTACTCTCCCACCAGCCAAGAAAGCGGAGAAAATGCCACGATGGCTCAAGCTCGGCTGGTCGGATATAAAGAGGTTTTTCCGGCTGCTAGGGAAAATTCGCACCAAGGATTTGGTTTTCACTATTTCCGGCGGGATTTCTGATCCATATCAGACCGGCAAATATTTTGGCTATTATATGGCGCTCTGCGGGGTGTTTCCACGGCTGATGTCGCATATCTCTTTCCAGCCCGATTTCGCGGCGGAAAGCTTGAAATTTGAAGGAAAAGGGATTATCTATATCAGGGTATATCAGATACTGATTTTTGCCATTAAGATGATATTTGAGAAACTAAAAAAACTGATCAATCTGAAATATGTTACAAGAAAGAAAGGAGCCAGTTATGCCTAATAATGTTTCGGAGATTCTCCAGAATATTGTGGGAGAGCTGCGGCAGATGGCCCGTTCGCAGTCGGTGGTGGGCGAGCCGATTACGCTCGGCAATAAGATCATTGTTCCGCTGGTTAAGATTTCGGTCGGTTTTGGGGCGGGGGGCGCGCAGAGCGAAAAGCAGCCGGAAGGGACCAATTTCGGCGGCGGCGGTGGCGGCGGCGCCAAAATTGAGCCGGCGGCTTTTATTATTATTGATGGCGATAAGGTCTCGCTCATGGCGGCCAAGCCGGGGAAATATGATTCCCTGATCGAGGCGGTGCCGGCGCTGGTCGGCAAGCTGATCGATATGCGCTCTTCCGCCAAGGAGAAAAAGGAAGAGGAATCCACCGGCGAGAATAAGTAAGACAGTTCATTTGCACTAGATTGATTTCATGCAAACCGCCGTGGCCGATTATGATCGCGGCGGTTTTATATTAGGTGATGTCACCCATCATGCTGTAAAATAAGTGTCGAAATCGCAAGGGCTTCGACTTTTGCGGCTAAGTAAGCAGAGTTCTCATATTTGACGATATAATAGCCTTCAATGTATTGAGCTGGTCAATGTTTTCATCGCTTGTCATTGTCAACTCCGCTGCCGCCATTGAATAGATAAGATAGTCAACGGCAGTCACAAGTCTCCCATCAGATCTTTGATCCAAAATGAATCTTTGATAGAAAGGATGTTGGAGATTCCAGGTTATGATTATCGTCCTACCCTGTAATTCACATTCAAAGATCTGGCCATTTGCACCGAGGTTCGCATATACGAATTTGGATCTTTGGACTGAAGCTGGTTGGGTGAGCCGAAAGTTCGCCCGAGTCGTTTTTTCTTTTGTTTCGGGTTTGGATACAGAAGTACTACTGGCACCAGATCTTCTCTCAATATTGGTCTTGGGCGTAACCAAAAGCTTTGCTTTCTGGTCAATCGTCCTTTGAGCCGATTTATGTAGTTCATCAATTTCTTCACTCTCCTTTGTTCGGCTCTTCGAGCTTTCTCTGGACTTTATTGTAGTACACTGGGCTTTCAGATGCTTCAGAAGCTGGTCCTTGAAGGATTGATCCAGAACAATTGATCGCTTTGTGAAGTCGATTCCGACAAACTTATCGAGATCGCCGGTCAGGAAAATCTCGCCCCGCATTCTATTAAAGTCATTATGCTTAGTGAATGCGTCAAGGGTCTCGGCCGCCTGGATCTCTCTCTGATTTCGCAAGATGTAGAATCCTTGGTTCTTGATGCCAAGCGCAATCTCGCGCTCACCTGCTGAGGGTTTGTCAGGTATTAGAACGATCCGCACTTTTACATTTTCAGTGCGTTCAGTATCATCAGTCTTTATGGTCACTGGATATACATCATCGCTGAATACTTCCGTATGCGGATCATCTAGTTCCAGTGGATCCAAAATCTTCGCCTGCTCGTCATTAATAGTCACGCTCAGGTGAGATCGCAGAAAGTATCTATGTATTTGTCCTATGCGCTTCCGCAGAGTACTGGCGAAGACAGTAGTATTTTGATTAGATAAGCCATCACAATTGTCAAGAATAACAACCGTTCCAGATTCAGCGTCTGCTAGCAAAGTTTCAAATAATCTGATCTCCTTTTCTGCAGAATTCTCCAAATATTTCTCAAATTTATTTGAATTAATAACGTGATCAATGTCGGCCACACTCGTGAGATACACATCATTTTTCTTGGTGATCAATGTGGTTTTTCGAGCCAGTGATAGACTAGCAGTCACCAATCCCATGCCGAATTTTCCAAGATCTGAGACAGGGTTTTTTGAAGTGAGTGAACCAAGCCGCAAGGCCTGATCTAGGATATCACGATCCATGCCGGTACCATCATCGGCTATTATAATACGTATTGCACCATTCTCTTTATAGATCCTCAAGACTATTCTCTGCGCCTCCGCATCAATTGCATTGTCGATGAGATCTGCAATAGCCCCGTAATTCTCATATCCTAAGCACCTTAAGGACTCTATCAGTCTAGCAGGATTAGGATCGTTTGGTGAATTAAACCTGAAATTCATAAATTCCTTCCTCTTGATGTTAGCCACACCAAGATTGCATCAACTAAAGTTTCGAATTTTGCTGTAATAAGAAAGCCAGCATTTTTAATTTTGAGATCGCACCCCGTAAGCTTACATCTATCACCTCCTATTCGATGTTAAACACATCAAATAAACAAAAAGTCCGATATTAATCTCCGAATCGGATGTCTACATCCAATTCGACTATCAAATAATGATTTTATTGAATTTATGTCAAGTACTTTTATTCAACCAGGTAACCCGCCTGCCGCGGCAACCCCCTGGCCTAGAGGACTATTAGCAGTCAAGATTTATCTTGCAGAATCGATCAGATATCCTTATATAGACCCCGGTAGCGCATCAAATCCAAATATCTGTTTAAATAAGGAGGTTTCATGCCATCCAATCTCGGAAAACGTGGTGCCGATGAGAGTGAGTTTCTCATTAGCCCAAACCTTGAGAAATCAATCGAGAATATTTACACGCCGCAGATGAAAGCTGCGTTAGAAAAGGCGGCTGCCGATGCCAACCTTTGGATCACCGCCAAGAATGATCCCATTAAGTATCTTCGGGACTGTGGCATTGCGTTGGCGTCAGATTATGCGATCCGACTTGAGGATAGCCTTGTAGGAATAGCTGGAGAGTTGCCGGTTCCCCCGATGTGTCCCGCCGGATACCACCCTGTTCTAGTTGTGGAAAAGAAAACGGTCTGCGTGCATTGGGGTTTGATCGTTCGCGGCACGACAGTATTCGAGGTGGCAGGGAAGGTGATTGTGAAGGGCAACAAGGTGCGAGTCTGTCTAAGGAGCGAAGAAAGATTGGTGGGCACATGGGTCTGCGAACCAGGTGAATGAATTGTCAGGGTAGCCTTGGGTCTGGTCTGCAGTAGATCTGCCCCCAAAGGCGGTAAAACGGTGCAGAACTGCGCGATTGATGGATTACCGGTTTCCGTCAGGAGAGACTCCTGACGGCGTGGGGAATTACATTTTTGGAGAAAGATGTCGGGTTTCTCATTCATCCCGCTTATGCGGGATTCATTCGAAACGCCGACCTACGTCTATTGTAACAGATTTCGCAAAACCCTTCGGGATTTTGCGCTACGAGTCTGAGATTCTGCTGCCCAATATGAATTGTCGAAACCCCGCTCATTCCGCCTGAGGCGGAATTCGGGGGAAGATCGACCCACAACCTGACAAAAGCGGCAAACGAGGACCCGCCTGCGGCGGGCCGGGCACATAATGCCCGCTAAAGTTTTTCCTGTCCTGTCCGATTTCTACCTCGTTAATGAGACATTCAACGAAACTCGGAGGATAG
Coding sequences:
- a CDS encoding acyl carrier protein; amino-acid sequence: MVEREQITAEIIRLLRRRALAGSGREIPLDAPLGETGLGLDSLAMVEFITALEKTFEVEFPENIWVERDKFTPGNFVEMILSLRPAKMTLSQAAGELEKPEDRTPISVSHVFRKATARFYARERYFILAYDLMNHKPHPYRFDLDMTLKEATPGDKSALSAMWNKDLMERKLALFEKRLALGYICLTAWHESRIVGIDWLSATGDREPYTGLEIRMNPGSCYGFDLNEHPRYEGKGVGLATLAFSLAVAKERGFKTQFTIVHSGNKKMLGAAVQIFGFKQVGTIETTRIFGRVRSSWEIEGRRGNSPLLQL
- the nth gene encoding endonuclease III, which codes for MIPADKIIHALKKAYPDAACSLNFKTPHQLLVATILSAQCTDERVNAVTPALFEKYKSPTAFAQADIKELENDIRSTGFFRNKAKAIRESSRIIVGQFNSRMPRRMEDLVKLPGVGRKTASVILGTAFGKAEGIVVDTHVARLSKRLGFTSENDPVKIENDLIQMIPKKEWIIFSHLMIFHGRSICKARRPECRRCVIANYCPSAKLFL
- a CDS encoding spore germination protein GerW family protein → MPNNVSEILQNIVGELRQMARSQSVVGEPITLGNKIIVPLVKISVGFGAGGAQSEKQPEGTNFGGGGGGGAKIEPAAFIIIDGDKVSLMAAKPGKYDSLIEAVPALVGKLIDMRSSAKEKKEEESTGENK
- a CDS encoding ATP-binding protein translates to MNFRFNSPNDPNPARLIESLRCLGYENYGAIADLIDNAIDAEAQRIVLRIYKENGAIRIIIADDGTGMDRDILDQALRLGSLTSKNPVSDLGKFGMGLVTASLSLARKTTLITKKNDVYLTSVADIDHVINSNKFEKYLENSAEKEIRLFETLLADAESGTVVILDNCDGLSNQNTTVFASTLRKRIGQIHRYFLRSHLSVTINDEQAKILDPLELDDPHTEVFSDDVYPVTIKTDDTERTENVKVRIVLIPDKPSAGEREIALGIKNQGFYILRNQREIQAAETLDAFTKHNDFNRMRGEIFLTGDLDKFVGIDFTKRSIVLDQSFKDQLLKHLKAQCTTIKSRESSKSRTKESEEIDELHKSAQRTIDQKAKLLVTPKTNIERRSGASSTSVSKPETKEKTTRANFRLTQPASVQRSKFVYANLGANGQIFECELQGRTIIITWNLQHPFYQRFILDQRSDGRLVTAVDYLIYSMAAAELTMTSDENIDQLNTLKAIISSNMRTLLT